From Paraglaciecola sp. L1A13:
AATATGGGTGCAAAGGCTTATAAGACTTCAATTGAAACTCATGAGGGCACGGCGAGTATGAATATCGCCATAAAGATGCCGGATATATGTCACAAGACCGTATTTCATTTTATGCAAAAGCTGTTTGGAAAAGGCCAATTATGACAACGTAACGCTTAAACGTTTGTGAAAGAAAAACGAAAACCTGTTGATAACACGGGAGTGACCATATATGTCTTTGTAACTCTCTTTGTAACTCCGGAATTTTCTTGTTATCGCAGATAAAAGCACTAATACGTAGGCGGTGCAATTTTGAAGGGATAGAATATCAGCCGCTAAGTATAATGCAGCGATACTCAAGATTACGTTGCGTTCTTACTAGGTATGCCAGTAAACGTTGGCAATTTTGGCAATTTCTTGCTTTAAAGCAGCAGTAAGCGCAGACCACGGCATGATCTGCGCGTACTATTAATGCCGGAAGTCTGACATCAGTGCGGGTATGCCTGGCAGCATGCCGACCATTGCCATTACCAGTGTGAGTAATACAAACATGACCACAGGAATGATCCAGCGGCTCATATGGGTTAACTCAGCACTTCGTTTTTTACAGCCAATAAGGCCCAGGTTATCCAGCAACATAGTAAGAGACCAACCAAACGCGGGGTTAACCAAGGTTGAGGCGAACACCACAATGGCTGCTGATTGAGTGGTTTTACCTTCACGGGTCATTTCCATACCTGCTTCAAGCAATGGAATAAACACCCCCACGATTAATGCCACACATAATACGGGCTGCCAAATCGCTAAATCCATGGGGTAACCCCACACCCCGGCGATAATACAAAATAATGCAGTTAATATAGCGCCAGCGGGAATTGGCCGTTTCGCAATGGCGGCCGGTACGATATAGGTCCCCCACGAAGACGCGAAATTCGAGCCACCTAAAATAGAGCCAAAGGTCTGCCTGACCGATGCGCTGAGCATCGTATCGTCAATGTTCATTTGCACTTTTTCTGTCCGCTCTGGATAGCTTATTTTTTGAAATACTTGGTGACCTAAGAAGTCTGGCGACCACATGGCTACGGCGAGTACGGCAAACGGTAATACAACCACGAAACTTTCAAGGGTAGGCATACCTAGCATCCATCCAGTATTTTCGCCCCACCAATACATAGGATTGACATTAGGCAAGCCAGGGGCTGTTTTAAATTCAAACGGCGCCCCTAATGAAAACGCGGTCACCCCACCTATTAGGCAACTTAGTGGTACTGCTAACCAACGTTTTTTGAAGTGTTCTAGCAATGCATATAATAAAATAGTGGCCAGAATGACAATAAATGCAATATGGGTCATTTGAATGTCTTCTGCCCAAGAAAATAGTTTCTTCACTTGAGAAATAGTGCCGATAAAGCCGAGGTACAGTAGCAGCCCCCCACACACACCTTTACTGGTGAGTCGAGCCAGTAAACTTCCCCCTTTACTCAGCGCGAGAATTAAGCCGAACGCCCCAATGAGTAACCCAAACGCCATAGGGTGACCGCCTGCTGCAACAACAATTGGAATTAACGGGATAAGCGGTCCGTGCGTACCTGCTAAATTGGCAGTCGGTAAGATAAAGCCCGAAAATATCAGAATGAAAACAGCAACAATGAATAATTCATAGCGCACATTCTCTAAAACAAAACCGTCGCTTAAGCCTAATGTTCCGGCAAACGTACCCGCAATCGCACTAACCATAACGACTTTGCCGATAGTGCCTGCTAATGCGGGGATCGTATCTTCAAATTCGAAGCGATAATCTCGAAAGGGTAAATTAGGCCGCCAGCGCTTTGGCTGCATAATTTGCAGTTCATGCTCGAGGTACTCGTCTCTGGTGTCGAACTCAGAACTGGGTTTATG
This genomic window contains:
- a CDS encoding DUF3360 family protein, which produces MNTTSQYDNSPEAAQTEDPQPISDSYENLHKPSSEFDTRDEYLEHELQIMQPKRWRPNLPFRDYRFEFEDTIPALAGTIGKVVMVSAIAGTFAGTLGLSDGFVLENVRYELFIVAVFILIFSGFILPTANLAGTHGPLIPLIPIVVAAGGHPMAFGLLIGAFGLILALSKGGSLLARLTSKGVCGGLLLYLGFIGTISQVKKLFSWAEDIQMTHIAFIVILATILLYALLEHFKKRWLAVPLSCLIGGVTAFSLGAPFEFKTAPGLPNVNPMYWWGENTGWMLGMPTLESFVVVLPFAVLAVAMWSPDFLGHQVFQKISYPERTEKVQMNIDDTMLSASVRQTFGSILGGSNFASSWGTYIVPAAIAKRPIPAGAILTALFCIIAGVWGYPMDLAIWQPVLCVALIVGVFIPLLEAGMEMTREGKTTQSAAIVVFASTLVNPAFGWSLTMLLDNLGLIGCKKRSAELTHMSRWIIPVVMFVLLTLVMAMVGMLPGIPALMSDFRH